The Flavobacterium piscisymbiosum genome includes a region encoding these proteins:
- a CDS encoding GLPGLI family protein, with protein sequence MKTIINSILILIIVLTSSNTFAQNDHFVQNGVIEFEKKSNMYALITKKIKGETDSYYQAAFESYKKTNPQFKTTKSTLSFSKNKSLYKWDETNQSSSTSWIADDAMANLKNVIATDLDAKTSITQKNVYDDLYLVKDSLRKIDWKITDETREIAGYECRRANAIVLDSVYVVAYYTIQIPFAGGPESFTGLPGTILGLALPHENMTWFATKVTEIPVSDKDLAPPIKGKATDNKGLNKILLDALKDWGKWAKKTLQAYSL encoded by the coding sequence ATGAAAACAATAATAAATAGCATCTTAATTTTAATAATTGTATTGACAAGCTCTAATACTTTTGCACAAAATGACCACTTTGTACAAAATGGCGTAATCGAATTTGAGAAAAAATCGAATATGTATGCTTTGATTACAAAAAAAATAAAAGGAGAAACTGATAGTTATTATCAAGCTGCTTTTGAAAGCTATAAAAAAACCAATCCACAATTTAAAACTACAAAAAGCACTCTCAGTTTTTCAAAAAACAAGAGTTTATACAAATGGGATGAGACAAATCAATCATCAAGCACCAGTTGGATTGCTGACGATGCAATGGCTAATTTAAAAAATGTTATCGCCACAGATCTTGATGCGAAAACCAGTATTACACAAAAAAATGTTTATGACGATTTATATTTAGTTAAAGACAGTTTACGCAAAATTGATTGGAAAATTACCGATGAAACAAGAGAAATAGCGGGTTATGAATGCCGCAGAGCAAATGCTATAGTTCTCGATTCTGTTTATGTTGTTGCTTATTACACTATTCAAATTCCATTTGCTGGTGGCCCTGAATCTTTTACAGGATTACCCGGAACAATTTTAGGACTGGCACTGCCGCATGAAAATATGACATGGTTTGCTACAAAAGTTACAGAAATTCCAGTTTCTGACAAAGATTTAGCTCCACCAATTAAAGGTAAAGCTACTGACAATAAAGGACTAAACAAAATACTTTTGGATGCTTTGAAAGACTGGGGAAAATGGGCAAAAAAAACATTACAAGCCTACTCTTTATAA
- a CDS encoding transposase — protein sequence MRHDVATKPIDFTKLPKWHEKVNQSGFKSFGTITRTIINHYQTILNYFDNRSTNTPAESFNAKIKAFGSSC from the coding sequence GTGCGCCACGATGTTGCCACGAAACCAATAGACTTTACCAAACTACCCAAATGGCACGAAAAAGTAAACCAATCTGGATTTAAATCTTTTGGTACAATAACCCGAACAATTATAAATCACTATCAAACGATATTGAATTATTTTGACAACAGAAGTACTAATACGCCTGCAGAATCTTTCAATGCTAAAATAAAAGCATTTGGATCCAGTTGTTAG